The Aerococcaceae bacterium DSM 111021 DNA segment TTTAATTAGTAAGGGAAAGAGTAAAATAGGGTATAGCTACTTAATACTACTTTTTTGGAACAAAAAAGAGGTTAATCATATAGATTAGCCTCTTTTTAAATTGTGAATTAATTTGTTTCAAAACCAACAATCATTCCATTATGTTCTGCGTAGTAGCTACATAATGCACTTGTAACGCGTGTAGAAATTTCAGCGGTAGGATACTCTTTGAGAATTTCTTCTTTAAAAGCTTCTGCAATGTCTAAGTTAAGAACATGAGACGTTTCGATTTTACCACCATTATATCCTTTTGATTTTAACTCGTTAATTAAAGTCTTTAAAGCTCTTTTTTGACCTTTAGACTTATGAGCAAGTTGAATGGTACCTTCTGGAGTACGATTACCTATTAAACGAATACCTAGTAAACCAATCATTTGTCCAACAATTTTAGACACACGACCATTTTTTACCAAGTTGTCTACTGATTCTAATAAGAATGCAATATCCACATTGTCGTGATAAGAATTCATTTCACTTACCATATTATCGAATGAAATATCATTTTTTGCTAATTCAAAAGCTTTCTTTGCTAGCAAGTCCATCTCAGCACCAGCTGAACGACTGTTGAATATATGAATATTTAAATCTGAATTTCTTTCCAATGCAAGGTCCTTACCAATTGAGGCACTATTATAACTTCCTGATAGTTCAGAAGAGATAGTAAAGCAGATAATATTCTCTGCACCATCAAATCGATTTGCATAAACTTCTGGAGAAGGGCATGCACTTGAGGTTGCTTGTTTAGTTTCTTTTAATTTAGTTAAAAAATCTGCGATATCAATGTCTTCAGTATCGACATAAACATCATTTCCAATATTAATCATTAAAGGAACAATTTCAAAACCAACATTTTTATTCGTTGAATCTAGTTCACGAATTGACGACCCTGAGTCGACAATAATTTTCCATTTTTTCATATTGATCACCTCTTATATGCGTTAAAATAAGTATATAGGAATATCAAAGCATTTTCAATTGTGAGAGTTGAAGATTGGTTGCCATCAACCAAATATTAAACAGTATTAATTGTAAATGAACTCATAAATAGGTACAATAATAATAACGATTACATTTAGAGTGAAAGGGTGTGTCATATGTTCTTAGGTAAAATTAATCAATCAAATGCTTTAACACTTTTCAGTTTATTTTTTGGAGCTGTTGGAGTAGGGTTTTCAATGATTGGAGAATCACAATATACAATCATCTCACTAATTATTGCTTCAGTCGGTTATGTATTTAGTTATCGTTTTACAGCGATGTTTGATAGAGAAGATGCTCAAATTTCATTTGACTTGGAATTTGATGTATTAAGTAAAGCTGTTGTTTATGCACTATTACCAGCGTCATTATTAATAGGTTTATCATTTGGTTCAGTATTATCAGTAATTGTTGCAGCACTTTATATTCTAGCTGTTATAACTCGCCTTGCTCATTTCAATCAAGCCATTGAATTTCAAGGGGAACAATTAGATGGTAAAACGTTAGGGATACCATTAGAAGCAAGTGCTATACTAATACCTATTATTTCACTATTAGGTTATGTTATCCCATTGAATATATTCCAATATATATTAGCTGTGGTTTACATAATAATAGGTCTTAGCTTTATAGTGAAGTATCCAATTCCAAAACTACCTGAAAAATGGTTGGTTTATGTTTTAATTGCAGCATTAGTGTTAGTTGTCGCTTTTATTTTCTTAGGTTCACTCACACCAGCAATTGTATAATTCAAATAATTCCGAAGATCAGTCCTTTCAGGATTGATGTTCGGTCTTTTTTTGTATTATAATCTATAAGAAATGTATAATGAAAGAGGTGTACACATTGCGTCTAAAAATACTACATACCAATGACCTACATGGGCACTTAGAACATTGGCCATTAATATCCAAGTTTATTGAGGAAAATCAAGCACTTGCAACAGCAAAAGGAGAGGCTTTATTAACGATTGATGTTGGTGATGCTATGGATTCAGTACACCCTTTAGTTGAAGCAACTTATGGAAAAGTTATAGTTGATTTATTCAATCAAGCTAGGTACGATGTAGTGACTGTCGGGAATAATGAAGGGTTAAACTTTTCAAAAGAGAGATTGACAGAGTTGTATTCAAGGGCTAATTTTTCAGTGACTGTTGCAAATTTATTTGACAATGAAACTCAGGAAGTTCCATCATATGCAAAAAATATTGTATATAAGGACATTGATGGTCTCAAGGTTGCTTTTATTGGCCTAACTGCGCCGTATAAAACTTATGACTTAAACGGATATATAATTGAGAACCCGATTGATAGTTTGCAATATACACTTCAGCAAGTAAACCAAGAAGAAACTGACTTGATTATATTATTATCCCATCTTGGAATAGAAACGGATAGGTATATAGCAAATCTTTTTCCAGAAATTCAACTTATCATAGGTGCACATACACATCATGTACTTATTGAAGGTGATTGGGAGAACCAGAGTTTTTTATGTGCAGCAGGGAAATATGGTAACTTCGTTGGAACAATCGATTTATATTTTGACAGAACAACAAAAACGTGGCAGATGACAGCAGAGGTACTATCTATCCATCAGCTAAGTCAAAGATATAATCAATCAGAGGAATCAGATTACTACAAACAAAAAGGTATAGAACAACTTGAAGAAAGATTAGTAGCTGAAATACCAGAAACATTTCAAGCTTTGGATTCATACGGACCGCAATCATTTATTCAAATGGCTCTGGATTCTATGACTGAAGCAACTGATGTTGAAAATGCTCTTTTAAGTACGGGGTTATTCTTGAGTGATCTACCAAGAGGGAAAATCACAGAACACCATTTGCATGAAGCACTACCACACCCAATGCATCTGGCAGTAGTTGAAATGAAAGGTGAAAAACTGACAGAGATGCTGAATGAAATGAGAAATCAAAGGGAAGACTTGAGATATAAATTAATTAATGGACTTGGCTTTCGTGGTAAAATATTTGGAGAGATAGTCTATAAAGGCTTTTACTATAATGAAAGTAATCATCAATGGGAAGTTAATGGGCAATCAATAAATAATGAACACGACTACAAATTTGTGACAGTTGATCATATTTGGTTTCTACCATTCTTTCCAACAATCAATAATCACGGGAATCCACAATTAATTTTTCCAGACTTTTTACGACATACAGTAAGAAACTATTTAAATAAATCATACCCATTAGAAGGAGGCGAGTGATTTGGGAACTAAAAAAACAATGACAAATCAACTTGAATCTATATTAGATGATATTATACAAGGTGAAAATATCGACGATAAACAAATTCATCTGATTAATGATGAAACAGTTCAAATTAGTACACAAGAATATCGCATTTTAGTGAATTACCGTGAAGGATTTGAACAAGATGCATTCTCTAATCGCTATCAAACGTTTTTTGAGAAATTTGATTTTATTGTCGGTGACTGGGGACATGACCAATTACGCTTAAGAGGGTTTTATCAACTAGGAAAACGTAAAGTACCTAGAGACCAGCAGATAGATTTTTTAGATGACTATATCAAAGAATATTGTAATTTTGGCGCTGCTTATTTTGTCTTGGGTAAGGTTGAAGCAGTAGAGAAATTTAACCAGCTCGAAAAGAAAGAATCGAGAAACAAAAAGGTAACTAGAAAGCCTAGTAAGCAAAGACCTAAAACAACTCATTTAACGACCACAAAAGATAATGAAAAATTAGAAAATGATGTATTAAAACCAAGGAATACTCGTAGAAAAAGAACATTTAAGAAAAATCAAAGCACTAGTGAAGTGCATAAACCACATAAGATAATCGAAAAAACGAGTGAGAAAATAACCAATGATAAAAAGTTTGTGATCAAGAAGGTGAAAAAGAACTAATGACAAAGTATGAGGGTTATTTAATTGATTTAGATGGAACAACTTATAGAGGTAAGGAGCGTATTCCTGAAGCTGAGGTCTTTATTCGTAACTTGTTAAAGAATGAATTTCCATTTAAATTAGTTACAAATAATGCAACTAAAACAGTAGATGAAATTGTACATAATTTAAATACATATTATGAAATACCAATTGATGAGTCCCATGTATATACGTCAATTATTGCATTAGGAGACTATATAGAATTGAACCATCCTGGCGCGAATGTTTATGTGTTAGGTGAATCAGCTTTAATGAATCAAGTAATTGATAGAGGTTTTACAGTCGATTCAAATAAAAAAGTCGATGTTGTTGTACAAGGATTAAAACGAGATGTCACATATGATGAATTGACAGTAGCAGTTCAAGCTATTCTTTCGGGGGCGGAATATGTTGTCACGAATACAGACCGTTTGATACCAACTGAAACAGGACTGAATCCAAGTTCGGGAGCAATTACATCATTTATTCAATTTGCAACAAGAAAAAAACCAATCATTATTGGTAAACCGAATAAACCAATTATGGAAGGTGCACTTGCTCAACTGGGTATCAGTAAAGATAAAGTGCTAATGATTGGCGATAATTATGATACTGATATTATGGCAGGAATGAATATGGGAATGGATACATTGCTTGTATTAACTGGGATTACGATTAGAGATGACTTGAAAGTCATACCAGAACAACCAACATATATCGTAGAATCACTCTCAGAATGGGAGCGATAATCAATGGATATTCTCAAACGAGGCGTTAGTAGTCTGGTTATCTTTTTATTCGCAATATCCACGTCAATCACGACGGTCATATTCACATCACCGTTTGTCTATTCATTATGCATTGGTTGGTTTAATTTATCATCAATATCGGGTTTAACTCAGGAACAATTGATGATAAATTATGAAGCTATTTTGAAGTATTTAATTAACCCAACCATTCATGAATTGAATATGCCTTATTTTAGTATGTCACAAGGTGGAGCACAGCATTTTGATGAAGTTAAAGTATTATTTTTTGTTAATTTCATAATCTTCGTCATTTTATTATTATTAACAATTTGTGCCATTGTATTAATTAAGAAGAATAATTGGCAAATACTGATGGTTCCACATTTTACGTTTAAATTGTCATTCCCATTAATCTTTTTATTTTTCATAGTGATTGCTTTTGACAGGGTCTTTATTATTTTTCATCAGTTACTATTTAATAATGATTTATGGCTATTCAATCCACTTGAGGATCCAGTTATTACAGTATTGCCTCAAGAGTTTTTTATGTTATTATTCATAATTGTTTTATTGGCATACGAAGCAGTCGTACTAGCAATTCGCAAAATTATATATTGGCGTAAATAAAAAAGTGATGAGTCAAATTGACTCATCACTTTTTTTAATTTTCATGTGCATCTTCGTAAGATTCTTCTGGAGTTGGATTTGCATTCACTTCATCGGTTTGAGGCTGTGAATGAGCAATTCTACTTGCTGCTGCTGCAGCAAGTGCTCCTACGATATCATCAATAAACGTATTACAATGTTCATCTTTACTATCATTCAGTTCACCGATAATGCCAGGTTTTAGTTTGTCTACATAACCAAAGTTAGTTAATCCAATCGAACCATAAACATTAACAATTGATAATACTAATACCTCATCAATTCCATATAATCCTTCATCACGCATAAGTAAATCATTCAAGACCGGAGAAAACTGTTTGCGTTCTGCAGCAATATCAATTTCAATTCCAGTAATTACTGCGTTTTGTACTTCACGTTTTTTCATAACAGCAATAACATTCTCTAAACAATAATCCATTGTTAAATCTTCAACATAATCTTTTTGTAAATCATACACAATCTCAGCGATATCTGTTAACTTAACGCCTCGATCATTCAATAAATAATGAGCTTGATCTTCAAGGCGACTTTGTTTAATATATTGTTCGTTTTTTGTCATTGTATCTCTCCTTAAAATAAATCTGAACTGTGAATAGGCGGATTAACATTTGTAGGATCAATCTTTAATAGAGCATGATTAACAGCTTGAGGAGCTTCCCCAAAACCAGTTGCAATGATTCTTACTTTACCTTCATAATGAGCGATGTCTCCAACAGCATATATGCCGGGTATATTTGTTTCGTATTGTGAATTCACTTCAATAGTATTTCGGTTTAAATTGAATCCCCATTTACGAATCTCGCCTATACTAGAAGTAAAGCCATAACTTACAATAAAGTTATCAATCTCTAGTGACATTGTCTCATCAGATTTTACTTTCTTCAAATTAATTGACTGGATATGATTGTTATCTCCGTTAATTGAATCTGGGATATATGGAGTAAGAAGTTCTACGGTAGAATTTTCTAACTGCATAACACTACTTTCAACGGCTCTGAATTTATCACGGCGATGAATTAAGTACACTTTATTAGCTAAAGGTTCGAGAGCTAAGGCCCAATCAACGGCAGAATCACCACCACCACATATAGCAACAGTTCTTCCAGTAAATTGTTCAATGTTATTAACATAGTAATGAAGATTACTGTCTTCATACATCTCCGCATCTGGGAGACTTAATTTTCTGGGAGAAAATGCTCCGTTACCAATTGCTAGAATGACGGTACGTGAATAATGAATTTGTTCATTCGTTATAATCTCAAAATATTCAAATCCTTCGTCAGCAATCTTCTTATTAACGTGCAAGACTTCCTCGCCAAGTTGAATAGTTATATCAAAGCGAGAAAGTTGTCGAATTAAATTACGTTCTAATTCATCACCTTTAACAGCAGGGTAGCCTGGAATGTCGTAAATGTTTTTTTCAGCATAAAGGTGAGCCGGTTGACCGCCTAAAGATTCAAGACTTTCAATAATCTTAGTTTTAGCATTACGTAATCCTGCATAAAATGCTGTGAATAAACCAACTGGACCCCCTCCAACAATTGTAATATCAAACAAGGACTCTTTAAAACTCAAAGTATCACACTTTCTATAATATTATAATAAAACTAATCTTAGGAAAACGGCAATAAATCCACCAGTTAAAGTGCCAACAATAACTTCACTAGGTTTGTGACCTAGATAACGGTTTATTATCATTCTTTCGTATTCTTCTATATTGTAGCTAAGTATTAAAGGATTATCTTCATCCTCATTATAACTTATCTCATCTGCTACATAATCTAATTCTGCCAGATGTTTACGTGCTAGAATGTCTAACACTATACCTTGCTCTCCACTCTGACGGCGCACTCCCATAGAGTCGAACATAATGATTACTGCAAAGACTGTAGATATCGCAACGTAAGGAGAACTAAAACCATGTTCTAAAATTAAAGCAGTAGTCAAACTACTCACAGCTGCTGAGTGAGAACTTGGCATACCACCCGTTGAAGCAATTAAATTAATTTTTGCACTTTTCCGATTGGTTAAATAAGCAATTGGATATTTAATTAATTGTGCAAACATAATTGAAACTAATGACGCAACTAAAGGGAAATTCATAAATAAACCAACCTTCTTGTATTTTAATAGTAACTCAACAAACTTAATCAAGAAAAACTTACTAAATTAAGCTAAAAACTTTTTTATCTATCAAAAATCAAACCTTTAATGATTCTTATTCAATAATATCAAAAATTATTTGATATAACTATTAAAACATTTGTTAAACATAACAAAGTGAATTAGTATATAATGTATACAGAAAAAATAATAGGAGGAATGAATAAAATTGAAAAATTTTCCGCAATTAAAAAAAGATGAACTGAAAGTGGATATTACACTACATACTACTAAAGGTGATATTGATTTAGCACTTTTCCCTGAGGCAGCTCCAAAGACTGTTGAAAACTTTGTAAA contains these protein-coding regions:
- a CDS encoding bifunctional metallophosphatase/5'-nucleotidase; its protein translation is MRLKILHTNDLHGHLEHWPLISKFIEENQALATAKGEALLTIDVGDAMDSVHPLVEATYGKVIVDLFNQARYDVVTVGNNEGLNFSKERLTELYSRANFSVTVANLFDNETQEVPSYAKNIVYKDIDGLKVAFIGLTAPYKTYDLNGYIIENPIDSLQYTLQQVNQEETDLIILLSHLGIETDRYIANLFPEIQLIIGAHTHHVLIEGDWENQSFLCAAGKYGNFVGTIDLYFDRTTKTWQMTAEVLSIHQLSQRYNQSEESDYYKQKGIEQLEERLVAEIPETFQALDSYGPQSFIQMALDSMTEATDVENALLSTGLFLSDLPRGKITEHHLHEALPHPMHLAVVEMKGEKLTEMLNEMRNQREDLRYKLINGLGFRGKIFGEIVYKGFYYNESNHQWEVNGQSINNEHDYKFVTVDHIWFLPFFPTINNHGNPQLIFPDFLRHTVRNYLNKSYPLEGGE
- a CDS encoding divergent PAP2 family protein; protein product: MNFPLVASLVSIMFAQLIKYPIAYLTNRKSAKINLIASTGGMPSSHSAAVSSLTTALILEHGFSSPYVAISTVFAVIIMFDSMGVRRQSGEQGIVLDILARKHLAELDYVADEISYNEDEDNPLILSYNIEEYERMIINRYLGHKPSEVIVGTLTGGFIAVFLRLVLL
- a CDS encoding NAD(P)/FAD-dependent oxidoreductase, which gives rise to MSFKESLFDITIVGGGPVGLFTAFYAGLRNAKTKIIESLESLGGQPAHLYAEKNIYDIPGYPAVKGDELERNLIRQLSRFDITIQLGEEVLHVNKKIADEGFEYFEIITNEQIHYSRTVILAIGNGAFSPRKLSLPDAEMYEDSNLHYYVNNIEQFTGRTVAICGGGDSAVDWALALEPLANKVYLIHRRDKFRAVESSVMQLENSTVELLTPYIPDSINGDNNHIQSINLKKVKSDETMSLEIDNFIVSYGFTSSIGEIRKWGFNLNRNTIEVNSQYETNIPGIYAVGDIAHYEGKVRIIATGFGEAPQAVNHALLKIDPTNVNPPIHSSDLF
- a CDS encoding TIGR01906 family membrane protein, whose protein sequence is MDILKRGVSSLVIFLFAISTSITTVIFTSPFVYSLCIGWFNLSSISGLTQEQLMINYEAILKYLINPTIHELNMPYFSMSQGGAQHFDEVKVLFFVNFIIFVILLLLTICAIVLIKKNNWQILMVPHFTFKLSFPLIFLFFIVIAFDRVFIIFHQLLFNNDLWLFNPLEDPVITVLPQEFFMLLFIIVLLAYEAVVLAIRKIIYWRK
- a CDS encoding YutD family protein — encoded protein: MGTKKTMTNQLESILDDIIQGENIDDKQIHLINDETVQISTQEYRILVNYREGFEQDAFSNRYQTFFEKFDFIVGDWGHDQLRLRGFYQLGKRKVPRDQQIDFLDDYIKEYCNFGAAYFVLGKVEAVEKFNQLEKKESRNKKVTRKPSKQRPKTTHLTTTKDNEKLENDVLKPRNTRRKRTFKKNQSTSEVHKPHKIIEKTSEKITNDKKFVIKKVKKN
- a CDS encoding DegV family protein; protein product: MKKWKIIVDSGSSIRELDSTNKNVGFEIVPLMINIGNDVYVDTEDIDIADFLTKLKETKQATSSACPSPEVYANRFDGAENIICFTISSELSGSYNSASIGKDLALERNSDLNIHIFNSRSAGAEMDLLAKKAFELAKNDISFDNMVSEMNSYHDNVDIAFLLESVDNLVKNGRVSKIVGQMIGLLGIRLIGNRTPEGTIQLAHKSKGQKRALKTLINELKSKGYNGGKIETSHVLNLDIAEAFKEEILKEYPTAEISTRVTSALCSYYAEHNGMIVGFETN
- a CDS encoding phosphatidylglycerophosphatase A, with translation MTKNEQYIKQSRLEDQAHYLLNDRGVKLTDIAEIVYDLQKDYVEDLTMDYCLENVIAVMKKREVQNAVITGIEIDIAAERKQFSPVLNDLLMRDEGLYGIDEVLVLSIVNVYGSIGLTNFGYVDKLKPGIIGELNDSKDEHCNTFIDDIVGALAAAAASRIAHSQPQTDEVNANPTPEESYEDAHEN
- a CDS encoding TIGR01457 family HAD-type hydrolase, which encodes MTKYEGYLIDLDGTTYRGKERIPEAEVFIRNLLKNEFPFKLVTNNATKTVDEIVHNLNTYYEIPIDESHVYTSIIALGDYIELNHPGANVYVLGESALMNQVIDRGFTVDSNKKVDVVVQGLKRDVTYDELTVAVQAILSGAEYVVTNTDRLIPTETGLNPSSGAITSFIQFATRKKPIIIGKPNKPIMEGALAQLGISKDKVLMIGDNYDTDIMAGMNMGMDTLLVLTGITIRDDLKVIPEQPTYIVESLSEWER